One part of the Mya arenaria isolate MELC-2E11 chromosome 3, ASM2691426v1 genome encodes these proteins:
- the LOC128226477 gene encoding ribosome biogenesis protein SPATA5L1-like isoform X2, giving the protein MELRIFHSASDSFHQKCFTNKETLSALSVQVGDYVEIETEGRRFISSIWVKNGLTLNSLFMNDCVSCRVENKTVSCNEISTLSPMIASDVKVTVILPNIEDVIKMQHNAVRMNETTNHCKDILTRLCVLEDFTVNCSKSKFANLAGIGRIKIDEVTCNAIVPQTHLSSYIITTGTNLTINKVHSEEWYSKMTKTEQLVKPGGLDSVLGLLRDLVRLPLDHKHQFSEMGVKPPRGILLRGPPGCGKTSLVRYLAQTEKIFLLSINGPDIFGPLPGETEENMRKIFLKAKTMSREGPCMLFIDEIDSICPRGGKSESTHAVRATAQFLSLMDGLSGGEDFLVVAATNRPSSLHPGLRRPGRLDREVLVSPPNVHQRLEILESHAGALLLGDDLDLVAIATVTNGYVGADLASLCYEASYLAMAEHSKVSQAHFLSSLHKVRPSLQKGAEGVVDVRPVSWDDIGGLDSVKLQIKQAVEWPLKHPEAFQRMGLSPPCGVLLYGPPGCCKTTLVRAAATACHSTFLTLSGAQLYSPFVGESERLISEVFQKARACAPSILFLDEIDSIVGKRSASGSRGVQERVLSTLLNEMDGVGVRLDEGTGGSQRVLEGSAAPTCIQKVREKTSVENKSVLVVAATNRPDLLDEALMRPGRIDRIVYVGHPDQQARHQILSIYTQGLKLHECSLDELVGQTDMYTGADLQSLCREAALCALTEDLSTSVVAGAHFQQALGTVPPSLTPDLISRYAALTIPGRPR; this is encoded by the exons aTGGAGTTACGCATATTCCATAGTGCCAGTGACTCGTTCCATCAGAAATGCTTCACAAACAAGGAAACATTGTCAGCCCTCTCTGTTCAAGTTGGTGATTATGTAGAAATTGAAACAGAGGGTAGACGGTTCATTTCGTCAATATGGGTCAAGAATGGCTTAACTCTTAACAGTTTGTTTATGAATGATTGTGTTAGCTGCAGGGTTGAGAACAAAACTGTTTCATGTAATGAAATCAGCACCTTGTCTCCAATGATAGCATCAGAtgtaaaggtcactgttattcTTCCAAACATTGAAGATGTCATTAAGATGCAACACAATGCTGTAAGAATGAATGAAACAACAAACCACTGCAAAGATATTCTCACTCGATTGTGTGTGTTAGAGGATTTTACTGTGAACTGTTCAAAATCAAAGTTTGCAAATCTAGCTGGCATAGGTCGCATAAAAATTGATGAAGTGACATGTAATGCCATTGTCCCACAAACACATCTGAGTAGTTACATTATTACAACAGGCACtaatttaacaataaacaagGTTCACAGTGAAGAATGGTACTCCAAAATGACTAAAACTGAACAGCTTGTTAAGCCAGGAGGATTAGACTCTGTTCTAGGATTATTAAGGGACCTAGTTAGACTTCCTTTAGACCACAAACACCAATTTTCAGAGATGGGAGTGAAACCTCCGAGAGGTATTTTGCTTAGAGGACCTCCTGGTTGTGGTAAAACGTCTTTAGTACGCTATTTGGCCcaaactgaaaaaatatttttattgtctaTTAATGGCCCAGATATATTTGGACCATTACCAGgagaaacagaagaaaacatGAGGAAAATTTTCTTGAAAGCCAAAACAATGAGTAGGGAAGGGCCATGCATGTTGTTTATTGATGAAATTGATTCAATATGTCCAAGAGGAGGGAAGTCGGAGAGTACACATGCAGTCAGAGCTACCGCCCAGTTTCTATCCCTAATGGATGGGTTATCTGGAGGAGAGGACTTCCTGGTTGTAGCTGCAACTAACAGGCCTTCAAGTCTTCACCCTGGGCTACGCAGACCGGGCAGGCTGGACAGGGAG GTTCTTGTCAGTCCACCAAATGTACACCAGAGGCTGGAGATCCTGGAGTCCCATGCAGGGGCTCTGTTGCTAGGTGATGACCTTGACCTGGTGGCCATAGCAACAGTAACCAATGGTTATGTAGGAGCTGACCTGGCGTCCCTCTGTTATGAGGCTTCATACCTTGCTATGGCTGAACACAGTaag GTGAGCCAGGCTCACTTTCTGTCCAGCCTCCATAAGGTGCGACCTTCCCTACAGAAAGGTGCAGAGGGGGTGGTGGATGTGCGGCCTGTCAGCTGGGATGACATTGGGGGACTTGACTCAGTCAAACTGCAGATTAAACAG GCAGTGGAATGGCCTTTGAAGCACCCAGAGGCATTCCAGCGGATGGGTCTGTCTCCACCCTGTGGTGTGCTGCTGTACGGGCCCCCAGGGTGCTGTAAGACGACCCTTGTGCGGGCTGCGGCCACCGCCTGTCACAGCACCTTCCTTACCCTCAGTGGTGCGCAGCTGTACTCTCCCTTCGTCGGTGAGTCTGAGAGACTCATTTCTGAG GTATTCCAGAAAGCACGTGCCTGTGCCCCGTCCATCTTATTTCTGGACGAGATAGATTCGATAGTGGGCAAGCGGTCAGCATCTGGCAGCCGTGGTGTCCAGGAGCGAGTCCTCTCAACTTTACTGAATGAGATGGATGGTGTTGGGGTCAGGCTGGATGAGGGGACAGGGGGATCTCAAAGGGTCCTAGAAGGGTCAGCtgcacctacatgtatacag AAAGTGAGGGAGAAGACATCAGTGGAGAATAAATCAGTTCTTGTTGTCGCGGCAACCAACAGGCCTGACCTACTGGATGAGGCCCTGATGAGGCCAGGCAGGATTGATCGTATTGTGTATGTTGGCCATCCTGATCAACAG GCTCGTCATCAGATCCTGTCCATTTATACCCAAGGACTGAAACTTCATGAGTGTAGCTTAGATGAGCTTGTTGGACAGACAGACATGTACACAGGGGCAGACCTGCAAAGCTTGTGTAGAGAG GCAGCCCTATGTGCCCTAACGGAGGACCTGTCAACCAGTGTGGTGGCTGGGGCCCATTTCCAGCAGGCCCTGGGTACTGTACCCCCCTCCCTCACCCCGGATCTCATATCCAGATATGCAGCACTCACAATCCCTGGCAGGCCAAGATAG
- the LOC128226477 gene encoding ribosome biogenesis protein SPATA5L1-like isoform X1 — MELRIFHSASDSFHQKCFTNKETLSALSVQVGDYVEIETEGRRFISSIWVKNGLTLNSLFMNDCVSCRVENKTVSCNEISTLSPMIASDVKVTVILPNIEDVIKMQHNAVRMNETTNHCKDILTRLCVLEDFTVNCSKSKFANLAGIGRIKIDEVTCNAIVPQTHLSSYIITTGTNLTINKVHSEEWYSKMTKTEQLVKPGGLDSVLGLLRDLVRLPLDHKHQFSEMGVKPPRGILLRGPPGCGKTSLVRYLAQTEKIFLLSINGPDIFGPLPGETEENMRKIFLKAKTMSREGPCMLFIDEIDSICPRGGKSESTHAVRATAQFLSLMDGLSGGEDFLVVAATNRPSSLHPGLRRPGRLDREVLVSPPNVHQRLEILESHAGALLLGDDLDLVAIATVTNGYVGADLASLCYEASYLAMAEHSKVSQAHFLSSLHKVRPSLQKGAEGVVDVRPVSWDDIGGLDSVKLQIKQAVEWPLKHPEAFQRMGLSPPCGVLLYGPPGCCKTTLVRAAATACHSTFLTLSGAQLYSPFVGESERLISEVFQKARACAPSILFLDEIDSIVGKRSASGSRGVQERVLSTLLNEMDGVGVRLDEGTGGSQRVLEGSAAPTCIQVSEHTKVKKVREKTSVENKSVLVVAATNRPDLLDEALMRPGRIDRIVYVGHPDQQARHQILSIYTQGLKLHECSLDELVGQTDMYTGADLQSLCREAALCALTEDLSTSVVAGAHFQQALGTVPPSLTPDLISRYAALTIPGRPR; from the exons aTGGAGTTACGCATATTCCATAGTGCCAGTGACTCGTTCCATCAGAAATGCTTCACAAACAAGGAAACATTGTCAGCCCTCTCTGTTCAAGTTGGTGATTATGTAGAAATTGAAACAGAGGGTAGACGGTTCATTTCGTCAATATGGGTCAAGAATGGCTTAACTCTTAACAGTTTGTTTATGAATGATTGTGTTAGCTGCAGGGTTGAGAACAAAACTGTTTCATGTAATGAAATCAGCACCTTGTCTCCAATGATAGCATCAGAtgtaaaggtcactgttattcTTCCAAACATTGAAGATGTCATTAAGATGCAACACAATGCTGTAAGAATGAATGAAACAACAAACCACTGCAAAGATATTCTCACTCGATTGTGTGTGTTAGAGGATTTTACTGTGAACTGTTCAAAATCAAAGTTTGCAAATCTAGCTGGCATAGGTCGCATAAAAATTGATGAAGTGACATGTAATGCCATTGTCCCACAAACACATCTGAGTAGTTACATTATTACAACAGGCACtaatttaacaataaacaagGTTCACAGTGAAGAATGGTACTCCAAAATGACTAAAACTGAACAGCTTGTTAAGCCAGGAGGATTAGACTCTGTTCTAGGATTATTAAGGGACCTAGTTAGACTTCCTTTAGACCACAAACACCAATTTTCAGAGATGGGAGTGAAACCTCCGAGAGGTATTTTGCTTAGAGGACCTCCTGGTTGTGGTAAAACGTCTTTAGTACGCTATTTGGCCcaaactgaaaaaatatttttattgtctaTTAATGGCCCAGATATATTTGGACCATTACCAGgagaaacagaagaaaacatGAGGAAAATTTTCTTGAAAGCCAAAACAATGAGTAGGGAAGGGCCATGCATGTTGTTTATTGATGAAATTGATTCAATATGTCCAAGAGGAGGGAAGTCGGAGAGTACACATGCAGTCAGAGCTACCGCCCAGTTTCTATCCCTAATGGATGGGTTATCTGGAGGAGAGGACTTCCTGGTTGTAGCTGCAACTAACAGGCCTTCAAGTCTTCACCCTGGGCTACGCAGACCGGGCAGGCTGGACAGGGAG GTTCTTGTCAGTCCACCAAATGTACACCAGAGGCTGGAGATCCTGGAGTCCCATGCAGGGGCTCTGTTGCTAGGTGATGACCTTGACCTGGTGGCCATAGCAACAGTAACCAATGGTTATGTAGGAGCTGACCTGGCGTCCCTCTGTTATGAGGCTTCATACCTTGCTATGGCTGAACACAGTaag GTGAGCCAGGCTCACTTTCTGTCCAGCCTCCATAAGGTGCGACCTTCCCTACAGAAAGGTGCAGAGGGGGTGGTGGATGTGCGGCCTGTCAGCTGGGATGACATTGGGGGACTTGACTCAGTCAAACTGCAGATTAAACAG GCAGTGGAATGGCCTTTGAAGCACCCAGAGGCATTCCAGCGGATGGGTCTGTCTCCACCCTGTGGTGTGCTGCTGTACGGGCCCCCAGGGTGCTGTAAGACGACCCTTGTGCGGGCTGCGGCCACCGCCTGTCACAGCACCTTCCTTACCCTCAGTGGTGCGCAGCTGTACTCTCCCTTCGTCGGTGAGTCTGAGAGACTCATTTCTGAG GTATTCCAGAAAGCACGTGCCTGTGCCCCGTCCATCTTATTTCTGGACGAGATAGATTCGATAGTGGGCAAGCGGTCAGCATCTGGCAGCCGTGGTGTCCAGGAGCGAGTCCTCTCAACTTTACTGAATGAGATGGATGGTGTTGGGGTCAGGCTGGATGAGGGGACAGGGGGATCTCAAAGGGTCCTAGAAGGGTCAGCtgcacctacatgtatacaggtATCTGAACATACAAAAGTAAAG AAAGTGAGGGAGAAGACATCAGTGGAGAATAAATCAGTTCTTGTTGTCGCGGCAACCAACAGGCCTGACCTACTGGATGAGGCCCTGATGAGGCCAGGCAGGATTGATCGTATTGTGTATGTTGGCCATCCTGATCAACAG GCTCGTCATCAGATCCTGTCCATTTATACCCAAGGACTGAAACTTCATGAGTGTAGCTTAGATGAGCTTGTTGGACAGACAGACATGTACACAGGGGCAGACCTGCAAAGCTTGTGTAGAGAG GCAGCCCTATGTGCCCTAACGGAGGACCTGTCAACCAGTGTGGTGGCTGGGGCCCATTTCCAGCAGGCCCTGGGTACTGTACCCCCCTCCCTCACCCCGGATCTCATATCCAGATATGCAGCACTCACAATCCCTGGCAGGCCAAGATAG